From the Nematostella vectensis chromosome 7, jaNemVect1.1, whole genome shotgun sequence genome, the window acatgggTTATTAACAGTTCTTGTGCTTCTCTGAGGGAAAAAGAAGGAGCTTTAGAGGTAGGCTAAAAAGGGATGGGGGCCGGGGAGGCTTGATAGAGTGATAATGGTACTCAAAATCCTATTATCAAATAGTGTGTTGTGTGTTTTTACTTACTGCTTTGTTGTCTTCAGACCAAGAACATGGCCGGAGGATTTCACAAATTGGCAGTAGTGATCAAGGACAGCTGCATCTTGGCCTTCGACTTTTAGCAAGATGTTAGAGTATTCCAGCTCCTTTCTGGGTAAACCTttctaaaatagaaaaaacaaaacatatagTACCTCCTGGGTACATTATTTAACTCGTGCTTAGTTTAAGTTGaaagggtctctgttggtCACCATTTTGTCTTCCtatcaaaataccaagtgcTAAAAGGGATCCATTTATACTGGCACGTATATTAATAACTCATCAATCAATAAACCATCTGAAATTACATTTGTAAAATATTTGCACAATATTACCAAAAGCGATGGCATTGAGTTTCACGCAACGCTGGCTTTTCATGTGAGCTTATCTTGTCATCGCTATTCCGGTGCAGTAAACAAACTTGAACCCAGGCCCTTACCCAGGGGgagcagggggtgcgaacgcacgaaggtccactttcggttctcaatggACGttctatttgtagacaaaactataaagcataagctacaatcttcaacaaaagtaagtgggacacttcccatacgaacaaccgccaaccctctccccccgattaatattggctagaggcgatttttcagctcaaaacacaaggggaagggggaaggaaagtgtcccattagttttgtaacagattgtCTCAGAAGTGGAATGATTGGAATTTGTCACGCTTATCATcgatttcttaaaatgtatTCTCTTTATTCGCATACCCTAATGAAAGTTTTTCAATCTATTAATTATTCGAGCTTGAAGTAAACATGTTGACGTCCCCAGAAAATACTTTTGGGATATCTGTGCGCTATTTGgaatattttattcaattaATTTGAATTAAATGAAGGTGCGCTAGGATATTTGCAGactataattttgtaaaatataaaatttatttGATGTTGCCAAATGGACTGTCTAGATATCGTGCCGATTGTCTCCATTTGCAAAAGCAGCCATCCCTCGGAGTATTTAGACGAAAAACACCGCTTTTATGGCCAATTTAGGTAATAAATACAGGAATAGAGACTAAAAAGATCATCGCCTAATAAGTATTTCCcaattaaacaataaataacaaatcgaCTAAAGAAAGCGATAAATAGGCGGTTTATCTGTTGTAGAAAACATGAGAGCCTCGTTTCATTTCATTTGCAATGTACATCACAACAAGTGTTTATACATTTAGCATGGCGGTGCAAAAAAGCGGGTGTGGACCGTGTACGGTCTAccatttttagaaaaatattattcCCACTCATGGTAGCCGGATTTCTTCAATCATTCGTATTACTTTAGAGTTTGAATTTATTTCGTGAGGCATTtcttaaacaattttaaaatggttAACCGTGGTGTTAATCGTTGAGCCACGTAAGCAAGAACAGAAGATGTAGTCTGTAGCCGTCGATTTTAGCGAATGCTCCACAAAAAAGAATTGCATACACTTTGCTTGAACTCTTCAAGCATAACTGTGTGTTAAAGTGTCAGATATTTAGCAAAACTATTGAAAAACAGATGAATTTATTGAATTGACCTTCTCCCCGAGACAAGCTTGCGTGACTAAATTTGTAGTGAAAATCTCTTAAGTAATAAATTCTTCATAGGCGGTATTTCTTATATGAAGAAACAGATGAGattgtttacaatgaaaaatagtCGTCTCTGAAGCTTCTGTCCATTTTTACGCGTGATCCTGGCACGGTGATTATGTGTTTGATTTTGACGTTCGCATAGTTGTATCGTTGTTGCGTTATCAACGATAGTGTTTCCTGTTCCaggacctgtcaatcacttgcTCAGACAATcttcaacaaaagtaagtTGGACACTTCCCATACAAACAaccgccaaccctctcccctCGATTAATATTGGCtagaggcgatttttcagctcaaaacacaagcagtgGCAAGGAGGGAAAGTGTCTTattagttttgtaacagattgtAGATCACTCtgatatgtagccaaatccaacAGTAAATgtccgtggagatactgcaaagacaaaaaaaactaaaaatccctttttgttatttcggggatggtcagatttttatcagagaacttattccctcccccccagaataaattaggtccactttttcggataaCACAAATATTTAGGAGTGGTTGAAGAAGAAATTAAGAAGATAGCGCCAAAATCACTTTACAAGATGAGAAAGGAGATGGGCTCCCACTTTAGGGACAACCTAAAACTGGCCATACGTTTATTTGACTCTTTAATATTGCCAATTCTGTTATATGGAAATGAAATCTGGTGAATCGATAACGATAAGGGTGACAAAGAGCCAGCTGAAGCTGTCCATATTAAATTTTGTAAATGGCCACTTGGTGTGAACAAGACCTGCACGAATAACGCTGTCAGGGCCGAACTAGGTAGGTTTCCGCTGCATGTGGCAGCCAAATGCAGAAGTGTAAAATACTGGCTACGTCTAATCAGCCAACAAAATGAACCCAAATTGGCTTATATGTTTTATGAAACactttaagaaaaaataaatccaCAATTCTGGcaccaaaaactaaaaaatatgCTACAAAGAATCGGCATGGTGGATATCTGGTCCCTTGCAGACTCAGAAGAAACATTGACGATGAAATACCTCATGGCTACAATCCAGAAAAGACTAGAAGACGTAGAATTTCAAAAATGGATGTCAGAGGTTGACTCTGACGTTAGAAACGATTCCaggcaaaaaaacaaatttagaACTTACAGACTATTTAAGACTGACTATTCCCTTGAGGACTATCTTTTTTTAAGGTCACCAATTCTAATCATAGAATAGCTTTAACAAAATTAAGATTAAGCAATCATAAGCTAGAAATAGAAACAGGACGCCATCAAAGGCCTTATAAAGCCCCTGAAGAGCAAATTTGTGAATTATGCAAATCAGGAGTAGGAAACGAAGAACATTTCCTAACCATTTGTCCAgctttcaaagaaaaaagagaaacatttaaaaaatatatagagaCAAAAGGAAAGATTAAATTCAGTAGAATGATGACACAAGATGCGTTTCTTTACCTTATAAACTATGCaggcaaaaatattttaatacaaaaagCGATTGCAAAACACATCTATGGGTGCTTCTCCCGTAGGAACAGTATTATCTCAACATGACTCAAATAATTATTGTGTTGTGTAGAGGTCTTATATAGTTATAATTTATTGGGATTCCCAGTCAATGTACTCATGTATAAGACCCCAATTAaaactgtctgtctgtctgtctgtctgtctgtctgtctgtctgtctgtatgtctgtctgtctgtctaacACTCCCGTGTGATAAGATACACGCTTACTTTACAACTACACAAATTTCTACGTCCCAGCATAAATGCTATTGTGACTTCGTACATAATCGTGTATTCCCATTGGCTGATTTACTATCATAATTGGTAAAAATAACATGTAAAACTTTTTGTAATTGGATACTTATAAGACAATTTGTCTtctaattttgaatgaaaataagaataaaaatgttttattttagacAAGGAGGAGAGTGGTTTAAGCTGTAGAGCCTGAAGTACGCAACAGTAATAACACAAAACAAGTACACTCACTTGAAGCACAAGAGATTGAAATACACCACCACTGCATATACATAGACAGTTTTCTGTATTCACATGTTACTCTCCAATGGGTGCATACAGTTTTTAGTTTAATACAGGAAAACACTAGCAATCAGTAGAGACAGTCTGAAGCAAGGCTAGTGAAACTAACACTAACAAATGTTACTAAGCAGCCATAAAGTTTGAAAGTGACATAGTACATATTGCAAAAATATCATTAATTACCTCAGAGTCAGCAAGAGTAGCAAATCCAGCCCTTTGTTTCTTGTAGTGTCTTTGGCCAAGCAAACATCTGTGAATAAACAACATTGTTGTTTGAAGCCAATACAGTAACATGCTTGTATAAGAACCCAGTTTTAGCATAAGTTAGCCTAAACATGTTCTTATAACCATGTTTTGTACCTAGTCAGTTTTGTACCTAGTATCTAAGCATTCATTAGTCCAAACTCTAATCTAACATTGTTGTTCTAAAGCAAGCACAacttgtattgtattgtatgttgcttgtatttttcatcaaaaatacagctattaGCATATTAGGAGTACCCTAAGACATCACCTGGTCATAATTGAGTGCTGGGCTTATAGATGTTTGCAAGTAAGGGGGATTCTAGCCTCATCCCCTGGTTTCTATTGGCTGAGAGAGGGTATTCATGTTTTCTGCAATCATTTGTCTGTTTTCCTAAACATGTGATAtttctgatatttttttccaaaacagGGTAGGTtatttccttcttttctaaaaAGGGTCAGGGTTACAGATCTTTTGCGCCACCCCTTCACCCTAACAGGGGCTGAGTACCTCCCTCCCAgacattgtgttttgtgtACTAGGTGATTGTACCTGCTGATGGCTCCTGAATTAGGAGAAACAGCACATCGAGTCATGGAAGCAACATGGTGattctgaaaaagaaaattttgaaGTGAAGTGAATTTCGTGCAGTAAACTTTGAAACACTAAGTGAATTTCATACAATAAAGCAAGGGAGATGGTGAAAAACTATTTGCTTTCTCATTCTCATTTATCCCAATGTGTATGGACTATCTAAATGGTATTTTAGCGAACTCCTATGTGGTGCAAAGTGTGCATAAGCAGAGCGAACTATGTGTCAAAGTTTTTGTGGTCCCAAAGGGAATAACTTACATGTGAATGTGGATGTGTCATCATTTATGTTTgttggtgcgtgacactagcaAAACAGATccatttcaatgtaagtttcaatgtaagtttcaatgtaagtttcaATGTAAGTCTTTAGCAGCACAATTTATTTGCAATTTCTTGCAGTTTGCAGCTCGGTGTTGGGTTCTTATGCAGGTATCTCTTCTAGCTGTCGTTGCAGCACATTTTGTCAAGTAAGTAATGTTTCTTTCTTGTACTTATTATCGTTTTCTTAGCCATCTTTAAAATCCTACATCTTAAAAGCAAGGTTTTAAAACTAGCTTGACGCAAACCTCTTTTTTACACAATATTAAACAAAAGCAACACCAAAAATGATTATTACAAAGCCATCAATAAATTTTCATcgctaataaaaacaaatcaaacatTAGTTTTTTTAGGAATTGGATTATCCAGACTTTACTCTCGGCTTAACTATCGAATACCCCGTACTCAAAAAACACTCTATAAGTAGCCAATAACATAACGACTGTAATTCCTTAAACAAACCTCAAGAAGTAAGGCGCAAATTGCTCGACTCGCCATCTTTGAGAGAGTTGTGTGCATTTACGCAAGCGCCGCCATCTTTAAAATAAGTAACCTGGCCTTTCGATGTATTTTATACAAACAGGGAGCCCAAGTTGTTTGATCACGTAAGAAAGTGGGGAAAATCTCGCATGGCATAGCCCCTCACCTTTGTATTTCGCTGCGTTCTTtttcgcgaacgccagcccagcaaAATACAGAGAAAGGGGATCTGCCAGAAGGGTAGGTATAAAGATAGagactattaaaaaaaactagccaTGCAGATTATTTTATGACGAAAATTCCCgcttttgttttagttttatgattttcaggAAAGCGCTCGTGGGTGTTTAACGCTTAAACTCCCACAAGACCTTGTCCGTTGTTGACATTTTACCTCATAAGAATCTTCGCATAGAAGGAGATGGGGTTATATGCAAGAAGAAGAAGTATTGTTTACAGTGAAGATCACGTTAAATGTTACCAAATCTGGAATTCGTCAATTCTGATTTTCTTTTAGAATTGCAGAATATGGCGCTTTAGACACCTAAACTCTAGGGTAGACCTTTCACACTTTGATAAAACGGAAATTCTAGTTGTTCCAGTAAGCTATAATATTTAAATTTGGtatataaagtattaaaatttggtttttagatggttatttcgagattttatcACATTGTGCCTTCCAAtattcaatgaaaacaataacaaagatgtggttgtaataataaaagatatataataagtaaagttaaaatgatggttgaaggctttcatagaaagtgctcaatactcgaaagtagagcggtgtatagtgttggtttgagaaaaatacaaactacataggtttccctacaggtctgtttcgtggttgcccactcatcaggggatggCGGTAAAGTTACATAAGTCAATGCCAGGGACGGCGGAGTTGTCTAATAAGTGGGGGGGCGAaagttagggggaggggtgggtaatggtttcagggggaggggttagtggtttcaggggggcGCTGCTTGCAATTAGCTCCGGCAGACAGTTCCAATCCCTGATGGTGATGAAGCTGTCTGCTATTGGCAAATACTAAGATCACGAGAATCTTTGGATGCGTCAGATTATAACAAAGTGGGTCAGTTTTTTATCGCAAATTGCGTCATTAAAGCGTGTGAAACTTAGACATTCGAGGAGAGCAGCGTTACGAGTTCGAAAGGTCTAATCacagtattttctaaaaactTAGATCACAAAACATCTTAGATTGTGTGCATTTCAATGTAGgttgcttttgttgttctgGGCACAAAATTGccatacacctatttcgataaaggttgtcagtgcaaatggcgattggcaaatggcagttctacgaccgaaagaaCACAAGTAAAACCATGTGTGTCGAAgtatatggataaatcaaaacaattattcaTTAAAGATTTCCAATGCTGACATTGcaggactttatttaacacctttaagtttacgaataattagtacccataagctaTTTGCCAATGGcaatttgcactgacaaccttttgtggaATAGGTGTATGCACGCGCATGACGTGAAAAGAGGTACAAAGGCTAAAGGCAACAATGTAGACTTAGGTCGTAATGTGCTGCACATGATGACGTAGTCACTACATTACTATAGTAACACACCTATTCCTAAGAGACACAAAcgtgaaaaagaccccgatattttATGTCTGCATCTCAGCGAGCTATGCGTGGTGTAACCGACTAGGACATGGCTgatgggatcctggttattgccttccTAATGCGCGGGCAGAAATCTCCTGCtcagccgtaaagctttatgctGCCATACGATGAttcagcgcatgtctggatgtatggtctattttttctcatttaacCGGATCTGGACGGCGTTTGATTTTCGGCCATTTCCTCGAAATTTTTGTTCACTATTTACCAGTTACAATTCCATATTCCATGCTCACCATTGCTCCCCCTTCCTAACCCCTATTCTCAGTTTTTCGGTCAAGTCCATATTCCTTGCTCTCCTTTTGCTTGGCCCTCCCATATCTTTCTCGGTAAAGCCCATATCCCTTGCTCACTCTCGCCCCCCTTTGCCCACCCCTGTTCTCCGTTTTTCAGTTTAAGTTCAATTCCTTGCTCACACAATCGCTTCTCTTTGCCTATCCATTCTCAGATATCTACTTATTATTTCTACTTATTCAATACAGAATAAGTAATTCTACTTAAATTAAATATAGATATGTTTACTAATATAACATTGATAATAACTTAAAGGAACACCCTAAGGGCAATAAAAAATTCGAAAGGAATGAAGTGAAGTACCACAGACTCGCCGTTTTAACCCGGGTACACCAAAAATGCTTGCTTGCCTTTTACTTCTGGGagcaaaagtaaaaaaataaaaaaacattttttattccAGGCAGCATATGATGGGGTACGCTAGTATCGTCTGTAATGCTAAAAATCATGCAGAGACTCACTCTCCCAGGGTTCTTAGTTTATTTCCTGTTTCGCTTCTTTTCTAATGTTCTGCAATGAACTCCGCCATGTTTGCTGCTCCTTTTCACTCAATCTTTTTCTAATGTATTGATTTGATCCGTTAAGCTAAATAATGAAATACCTGATACAAAATGTGAACACTCTTCGGGGCCAACAATAGGGTCAATATTCACTTCCCTCCCTGGGCCCCCACTTTTTGCCCCTGTCCATCATGGCCCCTAATGGGGCCCGTTCTACCTCCCGTCCCTGCCCTTATAAACCACAATAAGGCGAATGAATGGGTTACACACTGTAAGGACAATTTAACTCATAAATTTGTCTCTCTCATCTGTAGGTACATATCTCTAGTCAAGTCCGACCTTAAAGAAAGCCTGCAATCACGTTCATCAACACATGTCATATCATGCGACAATTCGTCACGCGCTTTATTATCACGCGGTAATTCGTCACGCGCTTTATCATCACGCGCCATACTATTACGTGATTTAGAGTCACAACCCCTATCCTCACGCACGGAGTCAATCAGCATCAAACTTAACGTCTCCCTGCTATTCTTGCGACTTACATCTAACAATTCCCTACTAATGCTAGCACGAGTTGCACACGTGACCGTGTAAACCTGCTCACGTGATCCTGAGTCCTTGGAAAAACTTTGCTTTAGTAACCAGGCCAAACACGGGTGCAGTCGCCCCAGTTCCCGCGcgaacgtggcatctcgtaTAGTGTATATGACCGGATTGACGCAGCTTCCGGCGATGGCGCATATCAAGCCGAGCTGCACGAGCCATGTGGGAGGAGTCTGACCTATGAATAATTTACATGTCGTCGCAAGTGTGTAGATTGCCCAGCAGGCTGCGAAAGCACCAATGATGATAAGAACCGTCCGAAAAAGCCTTCTTTCCCTCATTTGCCTTTCCTGTTCTGCTACAAGGTTCCTGCCATCTTCGAGACCAGACATCAGATTCGAGCACTTCTTGGTATGCCTGTATATCACGCAGTAGATTGCAACCATCAAGAACACAGGAAAAGCGAACGGGAAAAGCGCGAGACAGAGCGAGTATGACCTGTTTACTATTGAGGCCGCTGACCAGTTAGGCTTGCATGTGTAGGTTGCAGAGTCTGTTATGATCTCGCCCCAGCCCCCAAGGGGCGCCGCGGCCCAAAATATAGAGTGTACCCACGAGAGGACCAGCAACCATTTGCACCATCTTTGGGTAAAGGTGTTGTGCCCGCGATACTCGAAAGGCTTGCGGACAGCGTTCAGGCGGTCCATGCTAATGAGACAGAGCGTTGCTATAGAAGCGTTGAGTGACGTGGATAAGAGGGTGGAG encodes:
- the LOC5513017 gene encoding probable 28S ribosomal protein S10, mitochondrial isoform X1; this translates as MHTTLSKMASRAICALLLENHHVASMTRCAVSPNSGAISRCLLGQRHYKKQRAGFATLADSEKGLPRKELEYSNILLKVEGQDAAVLDHYCQFVKSSGHVLGLKTTKQFNLPTEAYKQVLANLPDSYKKHRVQYEFKKYGRMMQIKLLPVEQADIWLEYIQQNIPSGVNVHIELKTWQDYVSPPDPRIEEQRRVEMLRKKGIFNKEKSE
- the LOC5512981 gene encoding beta-1 adrenergic receptor, which encodes MSKSAAGGIDNRGFIRGLPFKDKMNNTNSSGKELLVLESLSHESAVWVIAQVVLWGCIFVISSLGNSLVLLCIVKSNRLHSSIYAFYGSLAASDCIAGMLCCPLLLVTALHQLWIMGKVMCHVYSTLLSTSLNASIATLCLISMDRLNAVRKPFEYRGHNTFTQRWCKWLLVLSWVHSIFWAAAPLGGWGEIITDSATYTCKPNWSAASIVNRSYSLCLALFPFAFPVFLMVAIYCVIYRHTKKCSNLMSGLEDGRNLVAEQERQMRERRLFRTVLIIIGAFAACWAIYTLATTCKLFIGQTPPTWLVQLGLICAIAGSCVNPVIYTIRDATFARELGRLHPCLAWLLKQSFSKDSGSREQVYTVTCATRASISRELLDVSRKNSRETLSLMLIDSVREDRGCDSKSRNSMARDDKARDELPRDNKARDELSHDMTCVDERDCRLSLRSDLTRDMYLQMRETNL